The following nucleotide sequence is from Synchiropus splendidus isolate RoL2022-P1 chromosome 14, RoL_Sspl_1.0, whole genome shotgun sequence.
GGCGCGTGCCACCGGGTCGGAGAGCGACTCGAAATCAAACATTTTGGCCTAGAAAACAGCAGAAACTCAAACTGCGGCTCCACCGCGCACCGCCGAATGAAATGTTGAATGTTGCTACGCAACGCTGACTTCGGGAGTTTCCGTTACACGTCGTTTATTTCCGGAGTTATTTTTCTCGCTGGATATTCTTTCTTTTAAAAGTGAAAGTGGAACTCACCTCTTCCTTTTTAATCGACACATAGTGACGTAGACTTTTCTCTGGACAGCTTGTCTCCAGTTGCATCGGCATGTTTGACCGTGATGAACAGAAAACCCACTGTTAGGTTGGAGGGCACATCAATCAATTAAGTGTCTTAAATTAGCTCCTATTTGTAGCCAATTTAACTGTCATGACTTTGATTTAGAAATATGACGTCATAGCCCGTGCCTTTCGAGCTGCAATGACGTCAGAGCCGAGATTTCAAACAGTCCATTACCTGATGAATGCATGGcttattaaatacatttgaataagGAACCTAAAAAGCACTATAAATGTTAGTTTGATCCTGAACATTAGTGCTGGTTCAAGCCAGACATTTGTGGGGAAccacacaaataataataatatatggtTGGTTGGTGGAATCTTGCTTgcaagtgatgggacaatgaagTATCAGAGCTTTGGCTTTGGATTTTTCTGATCAATGCAGTGGCTCAGAAATGTATGACTCAAAATTCATCACCTTCACGTGAGAGAATGTAGTAGAGGTGGTCCTCTTGAAGGAGGCCCCAGTACAGACCTGGAAACTCATTGATATTTTCCCACTTGAAGTGGGGAACAGTGCAGGGGAGAAAAAAGTCCAGGTGTCTTGACTTCAGACATACTGCTGACATCTGTCTGTCCCTGTTTGTACATTGTGAGGTCTGTTTTTGCCTTACACCCaaaaccgaaccatccaaaagcACATGACCATAACCAGGACTATTtcgaagtcttcatcctcaaattgaggcttggaatTGTccggccaaatggtccccacaaaagcataaggtcctcataaggaggtgatttgtcaagaattggtcaccACAAGTGAGAATAAACCTGATacacagacacatacacacaaaagcAATGAATCCAAACACTCCAATAATGGCCGCCCTCTCAAAAGATTTTGTTATTTTAGaattggggaaaaaaggaaCTAAACACTATGGAAAAAACAGTCACTgtgaatgtatttgttttattattgatatCAGAATAAggatacatatataaaaaaacagcaCTCTCAAATGATCTTAAATTCAATACTATCATCATCAGAGTAAactagtacagtggtacctcggttctcgacctcaatccgttccagacggccgttcgagaagcaaattgttgtaaaataggcttttgtaggagtgaatgtagagtgtctgctgcaggtgcgctgttcctctatgtgtgtggccgctgcatgtgggaggggttgccgagtgagtgacgtctctccagaagtgaagaggtgcccggtgcgtgtccagctctgaatgtgcgcttctgtgcagtttggctgtgacaaagtcataaaccaagtaacgctctgtcccagactcgcctcatccctgtcccagctccagcccacaacaggacatcaaaccctggagtgtggctccagcctcggaggtgtggagagcgagcacctcccctgtgacactctaccacggtccagtgcggagacaggaaaggttttacacctcaatatgagaaaaaacagtcagtaaatgtagctaacgggacacgtctgcatacagaggctgcgttatacacaataacaaagcacgtcatgggtcagctggtcggtccgtgcacgttatgttttttcggctttcgagttctggatttttgttcgaaatctgaagcaataAAAATttcgaaatttttgtttaaactccgggacattcgaaaaccaaggtaccactgtacttcaaaGAGTGAAAATATCTGGCACTGTAGAAGAGGTGTCAAAGCaaaaagatgaaatattaaTTCAAGTGTTTCTTGCAAGAATAAATACGAGTAACTTGGGTCACTGAGTGAGCAAACTAAAAGGTTTTGGCGACGTGCTCGATGGTCCATGTCTGCCCGGTGCACTTCTGAATGATGAGCTCGTAGTTGAGCGATTCTCCCAGGCTGAGCTCCAGACACCGCTTTGTTGCCTTGTTCCTGATGGACTGACCCTGGAGGCGATGGATCAGACTGCTGTCAGAGATACGAAATGAACCCAGTCGTGCCCCTGGTAGTACCTGTCTGAATTCCCACTGTGAGTGTAGCTTGGCACTCTGGGCCAGCTGACACTGGTGGAGGGTTGGAGTGCTGCCCGACCCCGGGTCCACCAGGCAACGGTTCTGGTTATACTTGTGAGACCTCAAGCCTCCAACGATGATTTCACTCGCATTGTTGTAGTAGCACATCTGTTGAATAGTAACAGCTTTATAAGTACTCCGTTTAAGTGCCGCTGGTTGGGTCCTCACCTGTGGTCGCTGGGAATGGCACTCGTACACGATGGGAATGTTCCCAGGAACCGCGCCCTGATCCAAGCAGAAGTCACCAAGACTGTTCTTCAGCTGgacaaacaagcacacaacagatcaacaacaacaacctccaGCCCCAGGAACAAAGTGAAGGAAACGCTTCGTACCACACCGTAACCTAAAATGTCCTCCCAGGTTCTCAAACTGGGGTAAATATTGTCCAAGTACCACTGGAAGGGCTTGCAgttcagcttctctctcagcctcctcctctccgTCACCTCACCAATGTCGACTCCATGATCCTTTTTCAGTCACAATATTGAAGACactcactagagcaaacactgAAAGTTGTTCTGCTCACATGCAAAGGAAGGTTCCAGGCCATCATCACGTTCTTCTTGTACTCATCCATCCAAATTTCTGCCACCCTAACAGCGTTCCTCCGCATGGGAGAGGACAGATCTGGTGCGTAGGGTTTGTGCGCCCTCTCAATATGGGCGATCCTTGAGCAAGGCACCACCTCCACGCTGCCGCCACACAGCCACACCTACCCCCACACAAGTGTCACATCTGGGCTTCAGTGCTGCGCCGATGgagcgtcatgaaacagtgtccttattttcagaggtcaccagatcTTGAGCTATTTCTGTGAAACccgttctgaaaatgagggcactattcaagaaaacacaaaagtcCTACTCACACGGACTCCAAGTTCCACATTCTCTCCTCCGTATGTCATCATTCCACCATCGAGTCCTCCAATTTCCCCAAGAAACTGTCTGTCTGCCGCAAATATTCCCATGAGTGAAGGGCTCCTGCCAAGTAACAGACACTCATGACAATCTTTCAAGATACACTTGCGATAGACTTAAATAGTTACATATGTTTCACCTACTTCCCCGGCTGAGATTCATCATTCATCGCGTACCACTGTGGACTGAACTCCTCATACATGCACCACAGGGCCCAGTCAAACCCATGAGAGGCGGCATCGTACCTCTCCACCTCCAGGTCATCGTACTTGACCTTATCGAACACAGGCGACACCACCACTTTCCTGTCTGCTTTGATTCTGGCCAGCAGGGGCTCCACCCTGAACACAGGAGTGAACCTCAGAGTCAGTTTCAGATGGTGAGGCttcagtgtcctgattttcacgaGACAAaatctttggacttgaacatccagttcaatgaaacctcacttcatATTTGAGCTG
It contains:
- the LOC128770500 gene encoding probable polypeptide N-acetylgalactosaminyltransferase 8, whose amino-acid sequence is MKAHVRGAGILGATLLGIYILLFVNTSLKTETPQRGADPRLLRKLDRIETVLHNLTNLLEKSALKILSKNDNGPSQSQDNADHRRPSLEKVEGQIQKSVHKLFPDSSLFTNWGHGLTVEEQKEAEGLFQIYGYNVFLSNQLPLDRTLPDMRDKRCPRNHPKDLPTVSVVLIYLNEALSIIQRAIRSIITHTPAHLLREVILVDDCSSYNDLAEPLQNYIDQIQFQKPGLIKKVRHRRQMGLAQSRVSGWEHATADVVVILDAHIEATVGWVEPLLARIKADRKVVVSPVFDKVKYDDLEVERYDAASHGFDWALWCMYEEFSPQWYAMNDESQPGKSPSLMGIFAADRQFLGEIGGLDGGMMTYGGENVELGVRVWLCGGSVEVVPCSRIAHIERAHKPYAPDLSSPMRRNAVRVAEIWMDEYKKNVMMAWNLPLHDHGVDIGEVTERRRLREKLNCKPFQWYLDNIYPSLRTWEDILGYGVLKNSLGDFCLDQGAVPGNIPIVYECHSQRPQMCYYNNASEIIVGGLRSHKYNQNRCLVDPGSGSTPTLHQCQLAQSAKLHSQWEFRQGQSIRNKATKRCLELSLGESLNYELIIQKCTGQTWTIEHVAKTF